A region from the Benincasa hispida cultivar B227 chromosome 10, ASM972705v1, whole genome shotgun sequence genome encodes:
- the LOC120089361 gene encoding importin subunit alpha-9 isoform X1: protein MADSSLPSPRRDSIKSSVGNVAAHRRRQHAVSVGKERRDLLVRAKRFCRIGIGDDTVVDSEMIMDEELSMLEVQTCSAVDELKSAVAYQGKGAMQRRIHALRELRRLLSRSEYPPVEAALKAGAVSLLVQCLSFGSPDEQLLEAAWCLTNIGAGKPEETKSLLPALPLLIAHLGEKSSLLVAEQCAWALGNVAGEEKELRNILLSQGAVLPLARMLLPNKGSSVKTAAWALSNLIKGPDSRAATELIRIDGVLDAIIRHLRKADDELATEVAWVVVYLSALSDVAISILVKSDVLQLLVERLSTSNSLQLLIPVLRSLGNLVAVDSRTISAILIPGSETTGSVLEVLIKCLKTEHRVLKKEASWMLSNIAAGSMEHKQLIYTSDAMPLLIRLLSWAPFDVRKEVAYVLGNLCVVPDESEGKAKLLVENLVSLVGRGCLQGFIDLVRSADTEAARLGFQFIEMVSISDCSYTVFNLAFFSFVIFPCVGFFWVRKHLLLSPLIESLSHLILHVDRLRRS from the exons ATGGCTGACTCTAGCTTGCCTTCTCCAAGAAGAGACTCAATCAAGTCTTCGG TTGGGAATGTTGCGGCTCATCGAAGAAGACAGCATGCGGTTTCAGTGGGAAAGGAAAGAAGAGACTTGTTGGTGCGCGCGAAGCGCTTCTGCAGAATTGGGATTGGCGATGACACTGTCGTCGACAGTGAAATGATAATGGACGAAGAGTTGTCAATGTTGGAAGTTCAAACTTGTTCAGCAGTGGACGAGCTAAAATCCGCAGTTGCATACCA GGGAAAAGGTGCAATGCAGAGGAGAATTCATGCCCTTCGAGAACTAAGACGCTTGTTATCGCGATCAGAATATCCTCCAGTTGAAGCTGCTCTTAAAGCAGGAGCAGTATCTCTGTTGGTGCAGTGTCTTTCATTTGGTTCTCCTGATGAACAG TTGCTTGAGGCAGCTTGGTGCTTAACGAACATTGGAGCTGGGAAGCCTGAAGAGACCAAATCTTTGTTGCCAGCGTTGCCGTTGCTTATTGCTCATCTTGGAG AAAAGAGTTCTCTGCTTGTTGCGGAGCAATGTGCATGGGCGTTGGGAAATGTTGCTGGTGAAGAAAAGGAGTTGAGGAATATTCTGCTTTCGCAAGGTGCTGTACTACCTCTTGCCAGAATGCTGCTACCAAACAAAGGTTCATCCGTTAAAACAGCTGCTTGGGCACTATCCAACTTAATTAAG GGACCAGATTCAAGGGCTGCTACAGAACTAATTAGAATTGATGGGGTGTTGGATGCCATTATTAGACACTTAAGAAAAGC GGATGATGAGTTGGCAACTGAAGTTGCCTGGGTAGTTGTGTATCTCTCAGCACTCTCAGATGTTGCTATCAGTATATTGGTGAAGAGTGATGTTCTCCAACTACTTGTGGAAAGATTATCAACATCAAATAGTTTGCAATTACTTATTCCG GTGCTTCGAAGTTTAGGGAACCTTGTGGCTGTGGATTCACGTACAATTTCTGCTATTCTCATCCCTGGAAGTGAAACTACAG GTAGTGTTTTAGAAGTCCTGATAAAATGCTTAAAAACCGAACACCGAGTTTTAAAGAAG GAAGCATCTTGGATGCTGTCTAACATTGCTGCGGGCTCCATGGAGCACAAGCAATTGATATACACTAGTGATGCGATGCCCTTATTGATACGGCTTCTTTCATGGGCACCATTTGATGTACGGAAGGAAGTAGCATATGTATTAGGAAATCTTTGTGTTGTGCCTGATGAAAGTGAAGGAAAAGCAAAACTGCTAGTTGAAAACTTGGTCTCACTTGTTGGCAGAGGATGCCTTCAGGGTTTCATTGACTTGGTAAGATCTGCCGATACAGAGGCTGCAAGGCTAGGATTTCAATTCATCGAGATGGTTAGTATATCTGATTGTTCGTATACAGTGTTTAATTTGGCATTCTTCtcatttgttatttttccatgcGTGGGGTTTTTTTGGGTTAGAAagcatcttcttctttctccacTTATTGAATCCTTAAGTCACCTCATTCTCCACGTTGACCGACTACGTAGGAGCTGA
- the LOC120089361 gene encoding importin subunit alpha-9 isoform X2, with product MADSSLPSPRRDSIKSSVGNVAAHRRRQHAVSVGKERRDLLVRAKRFCRIGIGDDTVVDSEMIMDEELSMLEVQTCSAVDELKSAVAYQGKGAMQRRIHALRELRRLLSRSEYPPVEAALKAGAVSLLVQCLSFGSPDEQLLEAAWCLTNIGAGKPEETKSLLPALPLLIAHLGEKSSLLVAEQCAWALGNVAGEEKELRNILLSQGAVLPLARMLLPNKGSSVKTAAWALSNLIKGPDSRAATELIRIDGVLDAIIRHLRKADDELATEVAWVVVYLSALSDVAISILVKSDVLQLLVERLSTSNSLQLLIPVLRSLGNLVAVDSRTISAILIPGSETTGSVLEVLIKCLKTEHRVLKKEASWMLSNIAAGSMEHKQLIYTSDAMPLLIRLLSWAPFDVRKEVAYVLGNLCVVPDESEGKAKLLVENLVSLVGRGCLQGFIDLVRSADTEAARLGFQFIEMVLRGMPNGEGPRLVEQEDGIEAMERFQFHENEDLRNMANCLIDKYFGEDYGLGE from the exons ATGGCTGACTCTAGCTTGCCTTCTCCAAGAAGAGACTCAATCAAGTCTTCGG TTGGGAATGTTGCGGCTCATCGAAGAAGACAGCATGCGGTTTCAGTGGGAAAGGAAAGAAGAGACTTGTTGGTGCGCGCGAAGCGCTTCTGCAGAATTGGGATTGGCGATGACACTGTCGTCGACAGTGAAATGATAATGGACGAAGAGTTGTCAATGTTGGAAGTTCAAACTTGTTCAGCAGTGGACGAGCTAAAATCCGCAGTTGCATACCA GGGAAAAGGTGCAATGCAGAGGAGAATTCATGCCCTTCGAGAACTAAGACGCTTGTTATCGCGATCAGAATATCCTCCAGTTGAAGCTGCTCTTAAAGCAGGAGCAGTATCTCTGTTGGTGCAGTGTCTTTCATTTGGTTCTCCTGATGAACAG TTGCTTGAGGCAGCTTGGTGCTTAACGAACATTGGAGCTGGGAAGCCTGAAGAGACCAAATCTTTGTTGCCAGCGTTGCCGTTGCTTATTGCTCATCTTGGAG AAAAGAGTTCTCTGCTTGTTGCGGAGCAATGTGCATGGGCGTTGGGAAATGTTGCTGGTGAAGAAAAGGAGTTGAGGAATATTCTGCTTTCGCAAGGTGCTGTACTACCTCTTGCCAGAATGCTGCTACCAAACAAAGGTTCATCCGTTAAAACAGCTGCTTGGGCACTATCCAACTTAATTAAG GGACCAGATTCAAGGGCTGCTACAGAACTAATTAGAATTGATGGGGTGTTGGATGCCATTATTAGACACTTAAGAAAAGC GGATGATGAGTTGGCAACTGAAGTTGCCTGGGTAGTTGTGTATCTCTCAGCACTCTCAGATGTTGCTATCAGTATATTGGTGAAGAGTGATGTTCTCCAACTACTTGTGGAAAGATTATCAACATCAAATAGTTTGCAATTACTTATTCCG GTGCTTCGAAGTTTAGGGAACCTTGTGGCTGTGGATTCACGTACAATTTCTGCTATTCTCATCCCTGGAAGTGAAACTACAG GTAGTGTTTTAGAAGTCCTGATAAAATGCTTAAAAACCGAACACCGAGTTTTAAAGAAG GAAGCATCTTGGATGCTGTCTAACATTGCTGCGGGCTCCATGGAGCACAAGCAATTGATATACACTAGTGATGCGATGCCCTTATTGATACGGCTTCTTTCATGGGCACCATTTGATGTACGGAAGGAAGTAGCATATGTATTAGGAAATCTTTGTGTTGTGCCTGATGAAAGTGAAGGAAAAGCAAAACTGCTAGTTGAAAACTTGGTCTCACTTGTTGGCAGAGGATGCCTTCAGGGTTTCATTGACTTGGTAAGATCTGCCGATACAGAGGCTGCAAGGCTAGGATTTCAATTCATCGAGATG GTATTAAGAGGTATGCCAAATGGGGAGGGCCCAAGGCTGGTTGAGCAGGAAGACGGCATCGAAGCAATGGAAAGATTTCAGTTTCATGAGAATGAAGACTTGAGAAATATGGCAAACTGTCTGATCGATAAGTACTTCGGCGAGGACTATGGTCTGGGTGAGTAG
- the LOC120089361 gene encoding importin subunit alpha-9 isoform X3, producing the protein MIMDEELSMLEVQTCSAVDELKSAVAYQGKGAMQRRIHALRELRRLLSRSEYPPVEAALKAGAVSLLVQCLSFGSPDEQLLEAAWCLTNIGAGKPEETKSLLPALPLLIAHLGEKSSLLVAEQCAWALGNVAGEEKELRNILLSQGAVLPLARMLLPNKGSSVKTAAWALSNLIKGPDSRAATELIRIDGVLDAIIRHLRKADDELATEVAWVVVYLSALSDVAISILVKSDVLQLLVERLSTSNSLQLLIPVLRSLGNLVAVDSRTISAILIPGSETTGSVLEVLIKCLKTEHRVLKKEASWMLSNIAAGSMEHKQLIYTSDAMPLLIRLLSWAPFDVRKEVAYVLGNLCVVPDESEGKAKLLVENLVSLVGRGCLQGFIDLVRSADTEAARLGFQFIEMVSISDCSYTVFNLAFFSFVIFPCVGFFWVRKHLLLSPLIESLSHLILHVDRLRRS; encoded by the exons ATGATAATGGACGAAGAGTTGTCAATGTTGGAAGTTCAAACTTGTTCAGCAGTGGACGAGCTAAAATCCGCAGTTGCATACCA GGGAAAAGGTGCAATGCAGAGGAGAATTCATGCCCTTCGAGAACTAAGACGCTTGTTATCGCGATCAGAATATCCTCCAGTTGAAGCTGCTCTTAAAGCAGGAGCAGTATCTCTGTTGGTGCAGTGTCTTTCATTTGGTTCTCCTGATGAACAG TTGCTTGAGGCAGCTTGGTGCTTAACGAACATTGGAGCTGGGAAGCCTGAAGAGACCAAATCTTTGTTGCCAGCGTTGCCGTTGCTTATTGCTCATCTTGGAG AAAAGAGTTCTCTGCTTGTTGCGGAGCAATGTGCATGGGCGTTGGGAAATGTTGCTGGTGAAGAAAAGGAGTTGAGGAATATTCTGCTTTCGCAAGGTGCTGTACTACCTCTTGCCAGAATGCTGCTACCAAACAAAGGTTCATCCGTTAAAACAGCTGCTTGGGCACTATCCAACTTAATTAAG GGACCAGATTCAAGGGCTGCTACAGAACTAATTAGAATTGATGGGGTGTTGGATGCCATTATTAGACACTTAAGAAAAGC GGATGATGAGTTGGCAACTGAAGTTGCCTGGGTAGTTGTGTATCTCTCAGCACTCTCAGATGTTGCTATCAGTATATTGGTGAAGAGTGATGTTCTCCAACTACTTGTGGAAAGATTATCAACATCAAATAGTTTGCAATTACTTATTCCG GTGCTTCGAAGTTTAGGGAACCTTGTGGCTGTGGATTCACGTACAATTTCTGCTATTCTCATCCCTGGAAGTGAAACTACAG GTAGTGTTTTAGAAGTCCTGATAAAATGCTTAAAAACCGAACACCGAGTTTTAAAGAAG GAAGCATCTTGGATGCTGTCTAACATTGCTGCGGGCTCCATGGAGCACAAGCAATTGATATACACTAGTGATGCGATGCCCTTATTGATACGGCTTCTTTCATGGGCACCATTTGATGTACGGAAGGAAGTAGCATATGTATTAGGAAATCTTTGTGTTGTGCCTGATGAAAGTGAAGGAAAAGCAAAACTGCTAGTTGAAAACTTGGTCTCACTTGTTGGCAGAGGATGCCTTCAGGGTTTCATTGACTTGGTAAGATCTGCCGATACAGAGGCTGCAAGGCTAGGATTTCAATTCATCGAGATGGTTAGTATATCTGATTGTTCGTATACAGTGTTTAATTTGGCATTCTTCtcatttgttatttttccatgcGTGGGGTTTTTTTGGGTTAGAAagcatcttcttctttctccacTTATTGAATCCTTAAGTCACCTCATTCTCCACGTTGACCGACTACGTAGGAGCTGA
- the LOC120089361 gene encoding importin subunit alpha-9 isoform X4, whose amino-acid sequence MQGKGAMQRRIHALRELRRLLSRSEYPPVEAALKAGAVSLLVQCLSFGSPDEQLLEAAWCLTNIGAGKPEETKSLLPALPLLIAHLGEKSSLLVAEQCAWALGNVAGEEKELRNILLSQGAVLPLARMLLPNKGSSVKTAAWALSNLIKGPDSRAATELIRIDGVLDAIIRHLRKADDELATEVAWVVVYLSALSDVAISILVKSDVLQLLVERLSTSNSLQLLIPVLRSLGNLVAVDSRTISAILIPGSETTGSVLEVLIKCLKTEHRVLKKEASWMLSNIAAGSMEHKQLIYTSDAMPLLIRLLSWAPFDVRKEVAYVLGNLCVVPDESEGKAKLLVENLVSLVGRGCLQGFIDLVRSADTEAARLGFQFIEMVSISDCSYTVFNLAFFSFVIFPCVGFFWVRKHLLLSPLIESLSHLILHVDRLRRS is encoded by the exons ATGCA GGGAAAAGGTGCAATGCAGAGGAGAATTCATGCCCTTCGAGAACTAAGACGCTTGTTATCGCGATCAGAATATCCTCCAGTTGAAGCTGCTCTTAAAGCAGGAGCAGTATCTCTGTTGGTGCAGTGTCTTTCATTTGGTTCTCCTGATGAACAG TTGCTTGAGGCAGCTTGGTGCTTAACGAACATTGGAGCTGGGAAGCCTGAAGAGACCAAATCTTTGTTGCCAGCGTTGCCGTTGCTTATTGCTCATCTTGGAG AAAAGAGTTCTCTGCTTGTTGCGGAGCAATGTGCATGGGCGTTGGGAAATGTTGCTGGTGAAGAAAAGGAGTTGAGGAATATTCTGCTTTCGCAAGGTGCTGTACTACCTCTTGCCAGAATGCTGCTACCAAACAAAGGTTCATCCGTTAAAACAGCTGCTTGGGCACTATCCAACTTAATTAAG GGACCAGATTCAAGGGCTGCTACAGAACTAATTAGAATTGATGGGGTGTTGGATGCCATTATTAGACACTTAAGAAAAGC GGATGATGAGTTGGCAACTGAAGTTGCCTGGGTAGTTGTGTATCTCTCAGCACTCTCAGATGTTGCTATCAGTATATTGGTGAAGAGTGATGTTCTCCAACTACTTGTGGAAAGATTATCAACATCAAATAGTTTGCAATTACTTATTCCG GTGCTTCGAAGTTTAGGGAACCTTGTGGCTGTGGATTCACGTACAATTTCTGCTATTCTCATCCCTGGAAGTGAAACTACAG GTAGTGTTTTAGAAGTCCTGATAAAATGCTTAAAAACCGAACACCGAGTTTTAAAGAAG GAAGCATCTTGGATGCTGTCTAACATTGCTGCGGGCTCCATGGAGCACAAGCAATTGATATACACTAGTGATGCGATGCCCTTATTGATACGGCTTCTTTCATGGGCACCATTTGATGTACGGAAGGAAGTAGCATATGTATTAGGAAATCTTTGTGTTGTGCCTGATGAAAGTGAAGGAAAAGCAAAACTGCTAGTTGAAAACTTGGTCTCACTTGTTGGCAGAGGATGCCTTCAGGGTTTCATTGACTTGGTAAGATCTGCCGATACAGAGGCTGCAAGGCTAGGATTTCAATTCATCGAGATGGTTAGTATATCTGATTGTTCGTATACAGTGTTTAATTTGGCATTCTTCtcatttgttatttttccatgcGTGGGGTTTTTTTGGGTTAGAAagcatcttcttctttctccacTTATTGAATCCTTAAGTCACCTCATTCTCCACGTTGACCGACTACGTAGGAGCTGA
- the LOC120089360 gene encoding probable acyl-activating enzyme 18, peroxisomal, producing the protein MGKSIWELGIEDFVKAGLNLDEAVEFNRILQNAVSTAQRSDPAEVWRELMARRALKPTYPYELHRLLYYSVYANWNVSSNGPPPYWFPSLDQSKLTNLGKIMELHGPKLLGASYKDPISSFSLFQKFSSQNPEIYWSIVLEELSVTFQKAPRCILDRTEKSNGKWLPDSILNIAECCLLPSSRPLKDDNHLAVVWRDEGCDNSNVNRMTLKELRERVMLVANALDATFSKGDAIAIDMPLTVHAVVIYLAIVLSGLVVVSIADSFAANEVAIRLRISKAKGVFTQDFILRGGKKYPLYSRVIEGGSCKAIVIPATGNRLEVDLREHDLSWQEFLSTAKEFPRSNCYSPIYHSIDAVTNILFSSGTTGEPKAVLWTQLSPIRSAADSWAHMDVQAGDVICWPTNLGWVMGPVSVYSSLLSGATLALYHGSPLGRGFGKFVQDAGVTLLGTVPSLVKTWKDTSCMEGLDWTKIRRFASTGETSNVDDDLWLSSRSYYKPVLECCGGTELASCYIMGSPLQPQAFGAFSTPSMTTGFVILDEYGIPYPEDQPCIGEIGLFPLCLGASSELLNADHHEVYFKGMPKYNGMQLRRHGDIIKRSVGGYFVVQGRADDTMNLGGIKTSSVEIEQICNHVDESILETAAVSVSPIEGGPERLVILVVLRKGYKRSPQELKVKFSKAIQSNLNPLFKVGFVKIVPSFPRTASNKLLRRVLRKQMKDELSLRSQL; encoded by the exons ATGGGAAAGAGCATTTGGGAATTGGGTATTGAAGATTTTGTGAAGGCAGGCTTAAACCTCGATGAAGCTGTGGAATTCAACAGGATTCTTCAAAATGCAGTGTCCACGGCCCAAAGATCAGACCCTGCAGAGGTTTGGCGCGAGCTCATGGCTCGAAGAGCCTTGAAACCCACGTACCCATATGAGTTGCATCGGCTTCTTTATTACTCTGTCTATGCCAATTGGAATGTCTCTTCCAATGGACCTCCTCCCTATTGGTTTCCTTCTCT TGATCAATCTAAACTGACAAACTTGGGAAAGATCATGGAGTTACATGGTCCAAAGCTGTTGGGAGCTTCATATAAAGATCCTATCTCAAGTTTCAGCCTGTTTCAGAAATTCTCCTCTCAGAATCCTGAG ATTTACTGGTCAATTGTTCTTGAAGAGCTTTCTGTTACTTTTCAAAAAGCACCGAGGTGTATTTTAGATAGGACTGAGAAGTCAAATGGAAAATGGCTCCCTGACTCCATTTTGAATATTGCTGAGTGTTGTTTGCTTCCTTCAAGTCGCCCATTAAAAGATGATAATCATTTGGCAGTTGTGTGGAGGGATGAAGGCTGTGATAATTCAAATGTGAACCGTATGACTCTCAAAGAACTTCGAGAGAGAGTAAT GTTGGTGGCAAATGCACTTGATGCAACATTTTCAAAGGGCGATGCTATTGCCATTGACATGCCATTGACAGTTCATGCAGTTGTCATATATTTAGCTATTGTTCTATCAGGGCTTGTTGTTGTGTCTATTGCTGACAGCTTTGCTGCTAATGAAGTTGCAATTCGTCTGCGTATATCAAAGGCAAAGGGAGTCTTTACTCAG GATTTCATATTGAGAGGAGGCAAGAAGTATCCTTTGTACAG TCGGGTTATAGAAGGGGGGTCGTGTAAGGCTATTGTGATCCCCGCAACTGGAAACAGGCTGGAAGTGGATTTGCGGGAACATGATCTATCATGGCAAGAATTTCTTTCGACTGCAAAGGAATTTCCAAG atcaaacTGTTACTCTCCAATATATCATTCAATAGATGCCGTGACTAACATTCTCTTTTCATCTGGGACCACAg GAGAGCCAAAAGCAGTCTTATGGACACAACTTTCACCTATCCGCTCTGCTGCTGATTCCTGGGCTCACATGGATGTTCAGGCTGGTGACGTTATCTGTTGGCCCACAAATTTAGGATGGGTGATGGGCCCAGTTTCAGTGTACTCATCCTTATTATCTGGTGCAACTCTTGCACTCTATCATGGATCTCCCCTTGGCCGTGGATTTGGAAAGTTCGTCCAG GATGCAGGAGTGACTTTATTGGGAACAGTTCCAAGCTTGGTAAAAACTTGGAAGGATACAAGTTGCATGGAAGGCTTAGATTGGACAAAGATAAG GCGTTTCGCCTCCACTGGGGAAACGTCAAATGTCGATGATGATCTCTGGCTTTCCTCAAGGTCATATTACAAACCTGTACTGGAATGTTGTGGTGGCACAGAACTTGCATCATGCTACATAATGGGAAGTCCATTACAACCACAGGCTTTTGGAGCTTTTAGCACACCATCTATGACCACAGGATTTGTCATCCTTGATGAATATGGGATACCTTAT CCAGAAGATCAGCCTTGTATTGGTGAAATAGGGCTATTCCCTCTATGTCTTGGAGCTAGCAGCGAATTGCTAAACGCTGATCATCATGAAGTTTACTTCAAGGGAATGCCTAAATACAATGGAATG CAACTGAGAAGACATGGAGACATCATCAAAAGAAGTGTTGGAGGCTACTTTGTCGTTCAAGGCAGGGCCGATGACACCATGAACCTTGGCGGCATCAAG ACAAGTTCAGTTGAAATTGAGCAGATATGCAACCATGTGGACGAGAGTATATTGGAAACAGCTGCGGTTAGTGTATCACCTATAGAAGGTGGTCCAGAACGACTAGTCATTTTGGTGGTGCTGAGAAAGGGATATAAAAGGTCACCACAAGAGCTGAAAGTCAAATTCTCAAAAGCAATTCAGAGTAATCTTAACCCCTTATTCAAG GTTGGGTTTGTGAAAATTGTACCAAGCTTTCCACGAACTGCTTCTAACAAGTTACTGAGAAGAGTTCTGAGGAAACAGATGAAGGATGAGCTTTCCCTTCGAAGTCAACTTTAG
- the LOC120088826 gene encoding constitutive photomorphogenesis protein 10 isoform X1 has product MVGNRDHRPQLPLFGGGRSSSSTSLAPPTSWASTTSVSASGKRIQREMTEFNLDPPSDCSAGPKGDNLYHWFATIFGPPGTPYEGGIFFLDIIFPSDYPFNPPKVVFKTRIYHCNVDSAGNASLDILKDNWSPALTIAKVLIAVKSIFANPNPYDPNAPGVAHLYLADRAKHDEIAAEWTLRFANYQEPWKANSENCTWNGVQPESTWMHKRIV; this is encoded by the exons ATGGTGGGAAATCGAGACCACCGGCCGCAACTGCCTCTCTTTGGTGGAGGGAGGTCGTCTTCCTCAACCTCCTTAGCACCTCCAACTTCATGGGCTTCCACAACCTCCGTTTCTGCTTCAGGCAAGAGAATCCAAAGAGAAATGACTGAGTTTAACTTAGACCCGCCTTCCGATTGCTCCGCCGGCCCTAAGGGTGACAATCTTTACCACTGGTTCGCTACCATCTTTGGCCCTCCAG GAACACCATATGAAGGTGGCATATTTTTCCTGGACATAATTTTTCCAAGTGATTATCCATTTAATCCTCCAAAG GTTGTATTTAAAACCCGAATCTACCACTGCAATGTCGACTCTGCTGGTAATGCAAGTTTGGACATTTTGAAGGATAACTGGAGTCCTGCGTTAACCATCGCAAAGGTGTTAATTGCAGTGAAATCAATTTTTGCAAATCCCAACCCTT ATGATCCAAATGCACCTGGTGTTGCTCACTTGTACTTGGCAGACAGAGCTAAACACGACGAGATAGCTGCTGAGTGGACGCTACGTTTTGCTAA TTATCAAGAACCCTGGAAAGCAAATTCTGAGAACTGCACATGGAATGGAGTACAACCTGAAAGTACTTGGATGCATAAGCGGATAGTATGA
- the LOC120088826 gene encoding constitutive photomorphogenesis protein 10 isoform X2, with amino-acid sequence MVGNRDHRPQLPLFGGGRSSSSTSLAPPTSWASTTSVSASGKRIQREMTEFNLDPPSDCSAGPKGDNLYHWFATIFGPPGTPYEGGIFFLDIIFPSDYPFNPPKVVFKTRIYHCNVDSAGNASLDILKDNWSPALTIAKVLIAVKSIFANPNPYDPNAPGVAHLYLADRAKHDEIAAEWTLRFAK; translated from the exons ATGGTGGGAAATCGAGACCACCGGCCGCAACTGCCTCTCTTTGGTGGAGGGAGGTCGTCTTCCTCAACCTCCTTAGCACCTCCAACTTCATGGGCTTCCACAACCTCCGTTTCTGCTTCAGGCAAGAGAATCCAAAGAGAAATGACTGAGTTTAACTTAGACCCGCCTTCCGATTGCTCCGCCGGCCCTAAGGGTGACAATCTTTACCACTGGTTCGCTACCATCTTTGGCCCTCCAG GAACACCATATGAAGGTGGCATATTTTTCCTGGACATAATTTTTCCAAGTGATTATCCATTTAATCCTCCAAAG GTTGTATTTAAAACCCGAATCTACCACTGCAATGTCGACTCTGCTGGTAATGCAAGTTTGGACATTTTGAAGGATAACTGGAGTCCTGCGTTAACCATCGCAAAGGTGTTAATTGCAGTGAAATCAATTTTTGCAAATCCCAACCCTT ATGATCCAAATGCACCTGGTGTTGCTCACTTGTACTTGGCAGACAGAGCTAAACACGACGAGATAGCTGCTGAGTGGACGCTACGTTTTGCTAAGTGA